One region of Endozoicomonas sp. Mp262 genomic DNA includes:
- a CDS encoding YcjX family protein, with translation MFDTLNSDTHDRKTGLWNTLKTRSKSASSHIHHAFERFNNNRINVGITGFSRSGKTTLITSLLYQLLNHQNAALAAFSPIIQGQMLGARWGSLNNSDILFPYSSGIEALSTPIPQWPAPTSQETSCLLELRLKPKSHLIPIARKPFEQLQIAIHDYPGEWLIDIPMAGMSFRQWSHQWRQLLNKPPRQELAREFLSKITAINPLEPWSEPSLERIFNSYRQFIHDCRKKAGLTLIQPGMLCFGQPPKSTPVFFPLPGIETISTSPANPLPENCWLSELERRYRQYTETMIKPFIKRCLTDIDKQLVLVDVISGLSHGPDSLEDIRQSLMQVMQIFSYGKNNWLSRLFKPKIEQLIIGATKVDQVLPGQHEAVRQLTAALVRDAYQKASFCNIQVACEAIASVRSSTVFTINGQERLTGTTLEGHYGEMWHPQLPDQIPEAADWQRLAGWQPRSLLPPKNLKLTQGGRLPHIRLDILINQLIGDICQ, from the coding sequence ATGTTTGATACCTTGAACAGTGACACCCATGATAGAAAAACAGGTCTTTGGAACACGCTCAAAACCCGGTCCAAATCGGCATCCAGCCACATCCACCATGCCTTTGAGCGTTTCAACAATAATCGAATAAATGTAGGTATTACCGGTTTTAGCCGTAGTGGTAAAACCACACTGATCACCAGTCTTCTTTATCAACTGCTGAATCATCAAAATGCAGCCCTTGCCGCCTTTTCCCCTATTATCCAGGGGCAAATGCTCGGAGCCCGGTGGGGAAGCCTGAATAATAGCGATATTCTGTTCCCCTATTCTTCCGGAATTGAAGCCCTGTCTACCCCAATACCCCAATGGCCTGCACCCACCAGCCAGGAAACATCCTGCCTGCTTGAACTGAGGCTTAAGCCCAAAAGCCACTTAATCCCAATAGCCCGAAAACCGTTTGAACAATTACAGATTGCCATCCATGACTATCCCGGTGAATGGCTCATTGATATTCCAATGGCTGGTATGAGTTTCCGGCAATGGTCGCACCAATGGCGGCAGCTTCTGAATAAACCTCCGCGGCAAGAGCTGGCCCGTGAATTCCTATCAAAAATCACTGCTATTAACCCTCTCGAACCCTGGTCCGAGCCTTCGCTTGAGCGTATTTTTAACAGCTATCGTCAGTTCATACATGATTGCCGCAAGAAAGCCGGTCTGACACTGATTCAACCTGGTATGCTGTGCTTCGGGCAACCACCAAAGTCTACGCCGGTGTTTTTTCCTTTACCGGGTATAGAAACCATCAGCACCTCACCAGCCAATCCCTTGCCAGAGAATTGCTGGCTCTCTGAGCTGGAGCGGCGATACCGGCAGTATACAGAAACCATGATCAAGCCATTTATTAAACGATGCCTTACCGATATTGATAAACAGCTGGTGCTGGTTGATGTAATCAGTGGCCTGAGCCATGGGCCTGACTCCCTGGAGGATATCCGGCAATCCCTGATGCAGGTGATGCAAATATTCAGCTATGGCAAAAATAACTGGTTATCCCGCCTGTTTAAGCCCAAAATCGAGCAACTGATTATTGGCGCCACAAAGGTTGACCAGGTTTTGCCCGGACAACATGAGGCCGTAAGACAATTAACGGCAGCTCTGGTCAGGGATGCCTACCAGAAGGCTTCTTTTTGTAATATTCAGGTGGCCTGTGAAGCCATCGCATCCGTCCGATCATCCACGGTATTCACAATAAACGGACAGGAACGGTTAACCGGTACGACCCTGGAAGGACATTACGGTGAGATGTGGCACCCCCAGCTTCCCGACCAAATCCCTGAAGCAGCTGATTGGCAGCGATTGGCTGGATGGCAGCCGCGAAGCCTGTTACCACCGAAAAATTTAAAACTGACCCAAGGTGGCAGGCTTCCCCATATTCGACTGGATATATTAATTAACCAATTGATCGGAGACATATGCCAGTGA
- a CDS encoding DUF393 domain-containing protein, whose protein sequence is MTLQRRDIIFPVTLFYDGDCPICVKEIRWLQSLNGQHKLIFENIKAEDFPQRHPELPIANLDKLLHARLGNERIVKGVDATLAAWEAVGQGWMLSPLRWPLFSTAANIAYEYFARNRHRLAEKIAPFIGETVCDDRCKNK, encoded by the coding sequence ATGACTTTACAGAGGCGTGATATCATATTTCCGGTAACGCTATTTTATGATGGTGATTGCCCTATATGTGTTAAAGAGATTCGATGGCTTCAATCTCTGAATGGACAACATAAACTGATATTTGAAAACATCAAAGCCGAAGACTTTCCGCAAAGACATCCAGAGTTACCTATCGCTAATTTGGATAAATTACTTCATGCCCGTCTGGGCAATGAGAGAATAGTGAAAGGTGTTGATGCAACGCTTGCCGCATGGGAGGCGGTGGGTCAGGGATGGATGTTGTCTCCTTTGCGTTGGCCTCTGTTCTCTACGGCTGCCAATATCGCTTATGAATATTTTGCACGAAATCGACATCGACTGGCCGAAAAAATAGCCCCTTTTATTGGTGAGACTGTCTGTGATGACCGGTGTAAAAATAAATAA
- the ssnA gene encoding putative aminohydrolase SsnA: MLLIKNATAVQFNPAKVQEGMDILVDGNRIVETGSGIDPSKAARIIDASHCLVMPGMVCSHNHFYSGLSRGVMADIKPCPDFVSTLKNLWWRLDRAIDEEVLYYSGLICSLEAIKSGCTSVIDHHASPSYIKGSLSTLRNAFLKAGLRGMTCFETTDRNGGIKELEAGVQENIEFAHLVSSAREKGDEPYLVEAHMGAHAPFTVSNDGLGLLSDAVRETGRGLHIHVAEDKYDASWSRHHYDQELIERLDSFDLINHKTLIGHGTYLSDSDIELLNSKDAFLVHNSRSNMNNHVGYNERLTSYKNVAIGTDGIGSDMFEELKFAFFKHRDAGGSLWPDSFVNFLDNGNRLLERNFGGHFGRLETGYQADLVIYDYNSPTPLQAENLPGHMTFGMNSGGVRTVIIDGSIVYEDGHYPFDVSAVYAEARKVARRLWTGMDNLS; the protein is encoded by the coding sequence ATGTTGCTGATAAAAAATGCCACTGCCGTTCAATTTAATCCTGCAAAGGTGCAGGAGGGGATGGATATCCTGGTTGATGGTAACAGGATTGTCGAAACAGGCTCAGGAATAGACCCATCAAAAGCAGCCCGGATAATAGATGCAAGCCATTGTCTGGTTATGCCGGGGATGGTTTGCAGTCATAATCACTTTTATTCCGGCCTGTCCCGGGGGGTGATGGCTGATATTAAGCCCTGTCCGGACTTTGTCAGCACCCTGAAAAATCTCTGGTGGCGGCTGGACCGTGCCATTGATGAGGAAGTGTTATATTACAGTGGCCTCATTTGTTCCCTTGAAGCAATTAAATCCGGTTGTACCTCTGTTATTGATCACCACGCTTCTCCTTCCTACATCAAAGGCTCCCTCAGCACACTGCGAAACGCTTTCCTTAAAGCGGGTTTGAGAGGGATGACCTGCTTTGAAACCACGGACCGTAATGGTGGCATTAAAGAACTGGAAGCCGGTGTGCAGGAAAACATTGAATTCGCCCATCTGGTGAGCAGTGCCAGAGAGAAAGGCGATGAGCCTTACCTGGTGGAAGCACACATGGGTGCTCATGCGCCATTTACGGTGTCCAATGATGGGTTGGGCCTGTTATCCGATGCAGTTCGTGAGACCGGCAGAGGCCTTCATATTCATGTGGCGGAAGATAAGTATGATGCTTCCTGGAGTCGCCATCATTATGACCAGGAGTTAATTGAACGACTGGATAGCTTTGATTTAATCAACCATAAAACCCTGATTGGTCACGGCACCTACCTATCGGACTCCGATATCGAACTGCTCAATAGCAAAGACGCTTTTCTGGTACACAACTCCCGTTCGAATATGAATAACCATGTGGGATATAACGAACGTCTAACATCCTATAAAAATGTTGCTATTGGTACTGATGGTATTGGCAGCGACATGTTTGAAGAGCTGAAGTTTGCTTTCTTTAAACACCGGGATGCAGGTGGGTCACTCTGGCCTGACAGCTTTGTGAACTTCCTGGATAACGGTAACCGCCTGCTGGAAAGAAATTTTGGAGGCCACTTTGGCCGCCTGGAAACTGGCTATCAGGCAGACCTGGTGATTTATGACTATAACAGTCCAACCCCACTGCAAGCAGAAAATCTGCCGGGTCATATGACTTTTGGTATGAACAGTGGTGGCGTACGAACCGTTATTATTGATGGTTCTATTGTTTATGAGGACGGTCACTATCCGTTTGATGTCAGTGCAGTTTACGCTGAAGCACGGAAGGTGGCTCGACGGCTGTGGACAGGTATGGATAATCTCAGTTGA
- a CDS encoding DUF523 and DUF1722 domain-containing protein, with protein MGIVNIPEPDKEISIGISACLMGHKVRYNGGHKRSSFCMNTLDTFFKLVPVCPEVGIGLGTPREPVRLVGEMGNYSVLGTDHPELDVTEKLFQYGLDKAKELDSICGYILMQKSPSCGMERVKIYHPNGNPSGFSGSGMFAKALMEANPLLPVEEEGRLHDPVLRENFFTRVYAYYRWQTEVKTAPSLATVGEFHAAYKYILMAHNPQDYAELGRVVAQGKELGVERLMESYFKGFMSTLARKANRKSHTNVMLHLLGYIKHSVDSEDRQKILRLVEEYRQGLVPLIAPVTMLRHFLESHGTDYVKKQAYLRPYPEHLGLRNQI; from the coding sequence ATGGGAATAGTCAATATACCAGAGCCGGATAAAGAGATTTCCATCGGCATTAGCGCATGTTTGATGGGCCACAAGGTTCGTTATAACGGTGGTCATAAGCGCTCTTCTTTCTGCATGAATACCCTGGATACTTTTTTCAAGCTGGTGCCTGTTTGCCCGGAAGTGGGCATTGGGCTGGGCACTCCCCGTGAACCCGTCAGGCTGGTGGGCGAAATGGGGAATTATTCGGTCTTGGGGACAGACCATCCGGAGTTGGACGTCACCGAGAAGCTGTTCCAGTATGGTTTGGATAAAGCAAAAGAGCTTGACTCTATCTGCGGATATATTCTGATGCAGAAATCACCCAGCTGTGGGATGGAGCGAGTCAAGATTTATCATCCTAATGGTAATCCCAGTGGTTTTAGTGGCAGTGGTATGTTTGCCAAAGCCTTAATGGAAGCCAATCCATTATTGCCTGTGGAAGAAGAGGGCCGATTACATGACCCCGTTTTGAGGGAAAATTTCTTTACCCGAGTTTATGCCTATTACCGTTGGCAGACAGAGGTGAAAACAGCACCTTCACTAGCCACTGTGGGGGAGTTTCATGCGGCCTATAAATACATCCTGATGGCGCATAATCCACAGGACTACGCTGAGCTGGGTCGTGTGGTTGCCCAGGGTAAAGAACTGGGCGTTGAGCGTTTGATGGAAAGTTACTTCAAAGGGTTTATGTCGACGCTTGCCAGGAAAGCCAATAGAAAAAGCCATACTAATGTGATGCTCCACCTGCTGGGGTATATAAAACATTCCGTTGACAGCGAGGATCGGCAAAAAATTCTCAGATTGGTTGAGGAGTATCGTCAGGGGTTAGTGCCTTTGATTGCCCCTGTAACGATGCTCAGGCATTTTCTGGAGAGTCATGGCACAGATTATGTCAAGAAGCAGGCGTACCTCAGACCTTATCCAGAGCATCTTGGTCTCAGAAACCAGATATAG
- the ygfM gene encoding molybdopterin-dependent oxidoreductase FAD-binding subunit yields MIREFLQPETLQEALDMKEQYGDQAVYMANGARLNATPTRTDKTVAISLFNLRLDSIQQTDKSWKIGAMITLQGIIDSPELPEGLREAAGLIFSRNLRNQATIGGEIAINSLDCQILPALLAMGAELELAEGGRISVEAWQQQPQGLITAIFIPTNISYCRNKKIAKSCAGLPIVSAALAVTEKAGKQYFGLALSGVSARAIRLHDVEALMNEDSPIERAVIEKAVSQSVFPETNHLGSAEYKQHISGVLVGMLMETFNGWSN; encoded by the coding sequence ATGATCAGGGAATTTTTGCAGCCAGAGACCTTACAAGAGGCTCTGGACATGAAAGAGCAGTACGGTGATCAGGCTGTATATATGGCCAATGGCGCAAGGCTGAATGCTACTCCAACCAGAACGGATAAGACGGTTGCTATAAGTCTTTTTAACCTCCGGCTTGACAGTATTCAACAGACAGACAAAAGCTGGAAAATCGGTGCCATGATAACCCTTCAGGGCATCATTGATTCTCCGGAACTGCCAGAAGGTCTTCGGGAAGCAGCGGGACTGATTTTCAGCCGTAATCTAAGAAACCAGGCAACTATCGGTGGCGAGATTGCTATTAATAGTCTGGACTGCCAGATCCTACCGGCGTTGCTGGCCATGGGGGCAGAGCTGGAACTCGCTGAAGGGGGGCGGATCTCAGTAGAAGCCTGGCAGCAGCAGCCGCAAGGCCTGATTACCGCCATTTTTATTCCCACAAATATCAGCTATTGCCGGAATAAGAAAATAGCCAAAAGCTGTGCAGGCCTGCCCATTGTCAGCGCAGCACTGGCTGTGACTGAAAAAGCAGGAAAACAATACTTTGGTCTGGCGTTATCCGGTGTGTCAGCAAGGGCTATCCGTCTTCATGATGTTGAAGCCCTGATGAATGAAGACAGTCCTATTGAACGTGCAGTGATTGAAAAAGCTGTTAGCCAGTCAGTTTTTCCTGAAACGAACCATCTGGGCAGTGCGGAATATAAACAACACATCAGCGGTGTTCTGGTTGGCATGCTGATGGAAACGTTTAACGGATGGAGTAACTGA
- the phrB gene encoding deoxyribodipyrimidine photo-lyase, whose amino-acid sequence MKKQLVWLRSDLRIHDNRALYYASQSGPVMCVFIAFPKQWQIHRDSHNKLWFFQENLAVLKERLALLNIPLLQIEAKTFDQASVALTDLAKLHQCEGIWFNDEYGVNELQRDAQVQQDFAAINKACTRFTDQLLFKPGSIVSGKGEYYKVFTPFKKALYRQLNTSDIAPVPAPPGQDSGLFSSLRHSESNTRYTPISPGVTSLWQPGEDAAMTRLQQFIEHQAEGYQKDRDYPALPGTSMLSPWLTVGAISIRQCFHSALMANGGELDSGSEGITCWLSELVWREFYRHILVGFPRLSKGRAFVESTEKLPWQHDDRLLSAWKQGLTGFPLVDAAMRQLVENGWMHNRLRMVSAMFLSKNLMLDWRLGERFFMEHLIDGDLAANNGGWQWSASTGTDAAPYFRMFNPVNQSRKFDPEGTFIREWLPELKDLDHKQIHEPYGKIPGRQDLDYPEPIVDHSESRKRVLEVFKSLS is encoded by the coding sequence ATAAAAAAACAGCTGGTGTGGTTGAGATCAGATCTTCGTATTCATGATAACAGGGCACTGTATTATGCCAGTCAGTCAGGCCCTGTAATGTGCGTGTTTATTGCCTTTCCCAAGCAATGGCAGATACATCGTGATAGTCATAACAAACTTTGGTTTTTTCAGGAAAATTTAGCGGTTTTGAAAGAGCGCCTGGCCTTGTTGAATATTCCGCTGCTGCAAATAGAAGCAAAGACATTCGATCAGGCATCCGTTGCGTTGACTGATTTGGCCAAGCTCCATCAATGTGAAGGCATCTGGTTTAATGATGAGTACGGGGTTAATGAACTGCAAAGGGATGCTCAGGTTCAGCAGGATTTTGCTGCTATTAACAAGGCTTGTACCCGGTTTACGGATCAGTTGTTATTCAAGCCAGGCTCTATTGTTTCAGGTAAGGGGGAGTATTATAAGGTCTTTACCCCCTTTAAAAAGGCACTGTACCGACAGCTGAATACTTCAGACATAGCACCTGTTCCTGCACCCCCTGGACAGGATTCCGGACTTTTTTCGAGCCTCCGCCATTCTGAGTCAAATACCCGTTATACACCGATAAGTCCGGGGGTGACATCACTGTGGCAACCCGGTGAAGATGCTGCCATGACGAGGTTACAGCAGTTTATCGAGCATCAGGCTGAGGGTTATCAAAAAGATCGGGATTACCCAGCCCTTCCAGGTACCAGCATGCTTTCACCCTGGCTCACTGTGGGAGCAATATCCATACGTCAGTGCTTTCACTCTGCGCTTATGGCTAATGGAGGGGAGCTGGATTCGGGCAGTGAGGGTATTACCTGCTGGTTAAGTGAACTGGTCTGGCGGGAGTTCTACCGCCATATACTGGTTGGGTTTCCAAGGCTTTCAAAAGGAAGGGCCTTTGTGGAGAGTACTGAAAAACTACCCTGGCAGCATGATGATAGACTGTTGAGTGCCTGGAAACAGGGGCTAACCGGTTTTCCATTGGTGGATGCAGCCATGCGTCAGCTGGTGGAAAATGGCTGGATGCATAACCGGTTGCGAATGGTATCGGCCATGTTCCTCAGCAAAAACCTGATGCTTGACTGGCGGCTGGGGGAGCGTTTTTTTATGGAACACCTTATTGACGGTGACCTGGCGGCCAATAATGGCGGATGGCAATGGTCTGCCAGTACCGGAACCGATGCTGCACCTTATTTCAGAATGTTTAACCCGGTCAACCAGTCCAGAAAGTTTGACCCTGAGGGAACATTTATTAGAGAGTGGCTGCCTGAACTGAAGGATTTGGATCATAAGCAGATCCACGAACCCTATGGCAAGATCCCGGGTAGGCAGGATCTGGATTATCCTGAACCCATAGTGGATCATAGTGAATCAAGAAAACGGGTACTTGAGGTATTTAAGAGTCTTTCATAA
- a CDS encoding NCS2 family permease — protein MLNTDVDLKTREARQNSLLERIFQLQRHGTTVKMEVIAGCTTFVTMCYVIFVIPEMLSAAGMDRGALFVATCIISAISCMVMGLYANWPVGLAPGMGLNAFFAYAVVQGMGYAWEQAMGAVFWGGIGFMLLSIFRVREWIVGSIPQGLRIGITAGIGLFLALIGLKSAGIVVANPDTIVGLGDITGFAQVMASLSLFLILALSYRKMKSAVLVSIAIITIIALVTGQVQFTGVVSMPPSISPVFARLDIMGALTPDMIGVIVAFMFVNLFDTTGTLIAVGDKAGLADENGKMENMSKAMVTDGCASWIGAVVGAPTVTTYVESASGVAVGGRTGLTAVVIGLLFLLCLFLSPLAGMVPGYATAGALLYVAVLMAGSLGTVDWGDLTEAGPVMITTIMMPLSFSIANGIALGFIAYPVIKLLAGRVNEVSISVWALAIMFVLKFVVFGI, from the coding sequence ATGTTAAATACTGATGTTGATCTAAAAACCAGAGAAGCTCGGCAGAACTCTCTGCTTGAGCGAATCTTCCAGTTACAAAGACACGGCACCACCGTGAAAATGGAGGTCATTGCAGGCTGCACCACCTTTGTCACAATGTGTTATGTGATATTTGTTATTCCGGAAATGCTCTCTGCCGCCGGAATGGATAGAGGTGCATTATTTGTTGCCACCTGCATTATATCTGCCATCAGCTGCATGGTTATGGGGCTTTACGCCAACTGGCCTGTAGGCTTGGCTCCCGGCATGGGACTTAATGCCTTCTTTGCCTACGCAGTGGTGCAAGGCATGGGATATGCCTGGGAACAGGCGATGGGTGCCGTATTCTGGGGCGGTATCGGTTTTATGCTACTGAGTATTTTCAGGGTTCGGGAGTGGATTGTTGGCAGTATCCCCCAGGGGCTGCGTATTGGCATTACCGCAGGTATTGGCCTGTTCCTTGCGCTCATTGGCCTGAAGAGCGCCGGTATTGTGGTGGCCAACCCCGATACCATTGTGGGTCTTGGCGACATCACCGGTTTTGCCCAGGTGATGGCGAGCCTGAGCCTGTTCCTGATCCTGGCACTGAGTTACCGCAAGATGAAGTCCGCCGTGCTGGTCTCTATCGCCATTATTACCATTATTGCCCTGGTGACCGGACAGGTGCAGTTTACTGGCGTTGTTTCCATGCCTCCCAGTATCAGTCCTGTCTTCGCCAGGCTAGATATTATGGGCGCACTCACACCCGATATGATTGGCGTCATTGTTGCCTTTATGTTTGTTAACCTGTTTGACACCACCGGTACGCTGATCGCCGTAGGCGATAAGGCAGGCCTGGCTGATGAAAACGGTAAAATGGAGAATATGAGCAAGGCGATGGTGACTGATGGCTGTGCCTCCTGGATAGGTGCTGTCGTTGGTGCACCCACCGTCACTACTTATGTTGAAAGTGCTTCTGGTGTGGCCGTGGGAGGGCGTACGGGTCTTACTGCTGTGGTCATCGGCTTACTCTTTCTGCTTTGCCTTTTCCTTTCCCCGCTGGCGGGTATGGTGCCAGGCTACGCGACGGCAGGCGCTTTACTGTATGTGGCAGTATTAATGGCGGGTAGTTTGGGAACCGTGGACTGGGGCGATCTCACTGAAGCGGGTCCGGTTATGATCACCACCATCATGATGCCCCTCAGCTTTTCTATTGCCAATGGTATCGCCCTGGGATTCATCGCTTATCCAGTGATTAAGTTGCTGGCCGGTCGAGTCAATGAGGTCAGTATCAGTGTCTGGGCGCTGGCTATTATGTTTGTCCTTAAATTTGTAGTTTTCGGCATCTAG
- the ygfK gene encoding putative selenate reductase subunit YgfK has protein sequence MGDIMRPIPFREMLDRIHGEYKTCQSLFGIRTDLLFRKKNDQSIRVCSETATTAVGPAAGPHTQLAQNIIASWAAGGRFIELKTVQTLDTLELEKPCIDSEDECYNTEWSTEFTLPKAHDEYLKAWIILHVLEEIFDPVMVNEHREKNFIFNMSVGYDLKGIKTAPMQTFIDNMMDSSGHEKFARYQQIAREWLKRDDIQETFKYADRLDSLLGRVNDISGKIARSVTLSTMHGCPPHEIEAICHYMLTEKHINTYVKLNPTLLGFQRVRGILDDRGFNYIGLKEESFSHDLQMEDAIPMLHRLRKVGADLGCSFGVKLSNTLGCINNRGRLSGDEMYMSGRSLYPLTINLAAEIARAFDGKIPISYSGGAWKGNVTDIFNAGIRPITMATEMLKPGGYMRLRDCAVALEESDSWDRETVDVQALQVLAEKALTDDEYTEKSWHETPRRQQATSPLIDCTIAPCKQACPIGQDAPEYIQLVARGEYHQALSLIYDKNPLPGITGHICDHQCMFSCSRKDYEGAIRIRDMKRIAMEKGWEAYKAAWQKPVQEQAARCAVIGAGPAGLSAAYFMARAGFPVVVFEKEKEAGGIIHNVLPNFRIPAEVIRQDIDFVKAHGVQFEFGCDPKLDVLSLKASGFDYIFLGMGAEKGNPMPLEGDRSRLIPSLKFLRQFNKAPETINLGRRVVVVGGGNTAMDSARAALKVPGVESVQVVYRRTEQEMPADHEEYCNALDDGARFQFLTNPESMTKDGLLTCRIMKLGEPDTSGRRRPVATEDVCTMAVDTIITAIGEQADSGLLSQMNIPMGTDGWAAVNPDSKETGVENVFLIGDVHTGPSTVVRCIEEARKATDTAITRHQASLHKNMEAPLADESMIAARRGLIPVSAVSVDDTEAFARQEGERCLECNHICNKCVDVCPNRANVAIPVPGFKEKYQVLHLDAYCNECGNCGQFCNWHSKPYKSKFTVFSLLEDFENNTNSGFLIQDDKVWLRHDDRVHTLNINVMGEFSEVPRGLEDLTRIIGHVHRNHAYLLGKVYQ, from the coding sequence ATGGGTGACATCATGCGCCCCATCCCTTTCCGGGAAATGCTGGATCGTATTCACGGAGAATATAAAACCTGTCAGTCTCTGTTCGGTATCCGCACAGACTTGCTGTTCAGGAAAAAGAATGACCAGAGTATTCGGGTCTGCTCTGAAACAGCGACTACTGCCGTAGGGCCTGCTGCGGGTCCCCATACCCAACTGGCTCAGAATATCATCGCTTCCTGGGCGGCGGGTGGCCGCTTTATTGAACTGAAAACTGTCCAGACCTTAGACACCCTTGAGCTGGAAAAGCCCTGTATTGATTCGGAAGATGAGTGCTACAACACTGAATGGTCTACTGAATTTACGCTACCGAAAGCGCACGATGAATACCTGAAAGCCTGGATTATTCTTCATGTACTGGAAGAAATATTTGATCCGGTCATGGTAAATGAACATCGGGAAAAAAACTTTATTTTCAATATGAGCGTCGGTTATGACCTCAAGGGCATCAAAACGGCTCCTATGCAGACCTTCATTGATAATATGATGGACAGCAGTGGTCATGAGAAATTTGCCCGGTATCAGCAGATAGCCAGAGAGTGGTTGAAACGGGATGATATACAGGAAACCTTTAAGTATGCTGACCGGCTGGATTCACTGCTGGGTAGGGTGAATGACATTTCCGGGAAAATAGCCCGTTCTGTCACGCTGTCAACCATGCACGGCTGTCCCCCCCATGAGATTGAAGCGATCTGCCACTATATGTTGACAGAGAAGCATATTAATACCTATGTAAAACTGAATCCAACCCTGCTGGGCTTCCAGAGAGTGCGAGGTATTCTGGACGACAGAGGTTTTAACTACATCGGTCTGAAGGAAGAGTCGTTCAGCCATGACCTGCAAATGGAAGACGCTATTCCCATGCTCCATCGCCTTCGCAAAGTGGGGGCAGATCTGGGGTGTAGTTTTGGTGTAAAGCTCTCTAATACTCTGGGCTGTATCAATAACCGTGGACGGCTGTCGGGCGACGAGATGTATATGTCTGGTCGCTCTCTCTATCCATTAACCATCAATCTGGCTGCCGAGATTGCCAGAGCATTTGATGGAAAAATACCTATATCCTATTCCGGCGGTGCCTGGAAAGGGAACGTGACTGACATTTTTAATGCCGGTATCCGTCCTATAACCATGGCCACAGAGATGTTGAAACCCGGGGGATATATGCGGCTGCGTGACTGCGCGGTGGCTTTGGAAGAAAGTGATAGCTGGGACAGAGAAACAGTGGATGTTCAAGCCTTGCAGGTACTGGCTGAAAAAGCACTTACCGACGATGAATACACCGAGAAAAGCTGGCATGAGACCCCCAGGCGTCAGCAGGCAACATCTCCGCTTATTGATTGCACCATTGCGCCCTGCAAGCAGGCATGTCCCATTGGCCAGGATGCGCCAGAGTATATTCAGTTAGTGGCCAGGGGCGAATATCACCAGGCTTTGAGCCTGATATACGATAAAAACCCGCTTCCAGGTATTACCGGGCATATTTGCGACCACCAGTGTATGTTCAGCTGTTCCCGTAAAGACTACGAAGGTGCAATTCGTATCCGTGATATGAAACGCATTGCCATGGAAAAGGGCTGGGAGGCGTATAAGGCTGCCTGGCAGAAGCCAGTTCAGGAACAGGCTGCCCGCTGTGCTGTAATTGGTGCGGGTCCTGCCGGTTTGTCCGCTGCTTATTTTATGGCTCGTGCAGGATTTCCGGTAGTGGTGTTTGAGAAAGAAAAAGAGGCTGGCGGTATTATTCATAATGTGCTGCCAAACTTCCGGATTCCGGCAGAAGTAATCCGGCAGGATATTGACTTTGTGAAAGCCCACGGTGTTCAGTTTGAATTTGGCTGTGATCCGAAGCTGGATGTTCTAAGTCTCAAAGCCAGCGGATTTGACTATATTTTCCTTGGGATGGGTGCCGAAAAGGGTAATCCTATGCCCTTGGAAGGTGATCGTAGTCGCCTGATACCATCACTGAAATTCCTGCGTCAGTTTAATAAAGCGCCAGAAACCATCAATCTGGGGCGTCGGGTTGTGGTGGTGGGTGGTGGTAACACGGCCATGGACAGTGCCCGTGCTGCCCTGAAAGTGCCAGGGGTGGAATCTGTTCAGGTCGTCTATCGTCGTACAGAGCAGGAAATGCCCGCAGACCATGAAGAGTATTGTAACGCCCTTGATGATGGTGCCCGGTTCCAGTTTCTCACCAACCCGGAAAGCATGACGAAAGATGGCTTGTTGACCTGTCGCATCATGAAGCTGGGAGAGCCTGATACCAGTGGCCGTCGTCGTCCGGTAGCCACTGAAGATGTTTGCACTATGGCGGTGGATACCATCATTACTGCCATAGGTGAACAGGCAGATTCAGGTCTTTTGAGTCAAATGAATATCCCTATGGGCACTGATGGCTGGGCGGCGGTCAATCCCGATAGCAAAGAGACCGGTGTCGAGAATGTGTTCCTGATTGGTGATGTGCATACCGGGCCATCCACTGTGGTGCGCTGTATAGAGGAAGCAAGAAAAGCCACCGATACGGCTATTACACGACATCAGGCTTCACTGCATAAGAATATGGAAGCGCCCTTGGCAGATGAATCCATGATCGCTGCCCGGCGTGGCTTGATTCCAGTGAGCGCTGTATCAGTAGATGATACGGAAGCCTTTGCCCGCCAGGAAGGAGAGCGCTGCCTTGAGTGCAACCACATTTGCAACAAGTGTGTAGATGTTTGTCCAAACCGGGCGAACGTGGCCATTCCGGTTCCCGGCTTTAAAGAAAAGTATCAGGTGCTGCACCTTGATGCCTACTGCAACGAGTGCGGCAATTGTGGTCAGTTCTGTAACTGGCACAGCAAGCCTTACAAGAGCAAATTCACCGTATTCAGCCTTTTGGAAGATTTTGAAAACAACACCAACAGCGGCTTCCTGATTCAGGATGACAAGGTCTGGCTGCGTCATGATGACAGAGTCCATACCCTGAATATCAATGTTATGGGTGAATTCAGTGAGGTTCCCCGTGGCCTGGAAGACCTGACCAGGATCATCGGTCACGTCCACCGGAATCATGCCTACCTATTGGGTAAGGTTTACCAGTAA